Within the Legionella pneumophila subsp. pneumophila str. Philadelphia 1 genome, the region TTGAATATTATGCAACTTTATACTCAGCAAAAGCGCGCTCAATATCAGGTCCAATATCATCAGGCAGCAATCGATGGTTTGCGTTTGACCTTGATTGGTCAGGTGGCAGCGGCTTATTTCACTTTGATCGCACAGTTAGAGCAACTTAAATTATTGTATAAACTGGATAGGGATTTAAAGTCGTTAATTGCTTTGAGCAGGAAAGAAATCAACATAGGATTAAAAAATGATATTGATTTGGCTCAGTTGCAATCCAACGAGCGCTTGATTGCAGCACAAATAAAACCCATTAAACACAACATTGTCGTTAGTCAGAATGCGTTGCGTTATTTAATAAATGAGAATCCTGGTTTAATCAAAAGCAAAAATAATTTTGCTCAATTGGATTTTACCCGCTTTAAACCCGGAAGTTTACCCGCTACTGTATTAGGTAATCGCCCTGATATGAAGATGGCGGAGTATTCCCTAAAAGCGGCTCGTGCAGGTATTTTTGTTGCTTATAGTGATTTTTTTCCTGTTATGCAGCTGGATGATTTTATTGGAGAGGCACATTTGCCTGATAGCACGTTTGAACAAGCGACCGATGCGTACGTAAACTGGACAATTAATCCCAATACTCTGGGTAAAATTTCAGTTAGCAAGGGAGTTTATAATGCAAAATTGGCCGAATACGTTAAGACAGTCCGATTAATTTTAAAAGAAGTTGATAATGCTTTTTCAGCTAATAAACGCATGAGAGAGCAATTTTTATCTTATCGGCACGCACAAGAAGATTATCAGCATAAATACAAATTACAAAATGGTTTATTAAAATCAGGGTTAATGTCCTATAAAGAGTTATTGGAGAGTAAGGTTTATCTGGATACCCTGGCACTCTCAACAAATCAGGCTAAGCTGGAATTGGCCATGTCACTGGTTATGTTGTATCAAGATTTGGCTGGTGGGTATGCCTGTAGTGACTAAATCAGTTTGCTTTGTAAGACATTGATTTTAAAAGTCGCCAGGCGGGCTAAAATTGCAATTCTCGTCTCTTGAGCTGGTCGATGAGATAAGTTAATTTCGCATTATTGTTATATACCAAGGGAAACTGGTTGGCTATTTTATGAAAAAATTGATGGAATATGGTGGAAAAATAAAAGAGTACTTGCTTCGTTTAAAACCAAAACGCTGGTTTACTCTTACTAATGTCATTATTTTTATCGGTTTTCTTACTGCAATTATCTATGTTTTTTCCTATTTGATCCCTTTTACTGATAATGCGTTTGTAGTAAACAATGTACGTCCGGTTGCGGCATTAACAAGCGGATATATAACTGAGCTTTATGTAAAAAATGGTGATGCAGTGCGTAAGGGACAAAAACTATTTACCGTATTCAAAAAGCCGTATGAATACACAGTTGAACAGCTCAGTGCTGATTTAGCTGGAGCACAGGCAAAGTTGGCAGTATTAAAAGCTACGTACGAACGGGATTTGAAGCTTAGCGGGAATGAGCAAAAAATATATAAAAAGTTGGCGCAAGATGATCAAAAATACCTTAAAGGGTATGCTATAAAATCTGTTTCTCTGATTACCCTGCAAAACTCCCAGCAAGAAACAAAAGCAGCTAAAGATAAATGGCAGGCTTCATTAAAACAACTTGAAATAGATCAGCATCAAATAACAGTTCAGGAGAATGAAATAAAATCCATTCAGGCCCGGTTAAAAAATGCCAAAGTCAATTTGGATTTAACGGATGTTTATGCTCAGGGTAATGGAGTTATTCAAAATTTGTTTTTTACCATAGGAACTCCAGTCAATATCAATCAGCCATTATTCTCATTGGTTGATCAGGATAATATTTATATTCAGGCCAATTTTAACGAGACGGATTTGCGTGATGTGCGCAAGGGCTCAAAGGTATTGATATTTCCAAGAATGTATTTAGGAAGAAAAATATTTCATGGTGTTATTGATTCGGATTATTGGTCCGCGAATAGGCAATTGGTAGATGATCGCACTCAGCTGCAAAATGTTATCAATGAAAATCAATGGATTTTATTGCCCCAGCGCCTTCCTGTTATTATCAAGGTTACTGACCCTGACCCTAAATATCCGCTTCGTGTAGGAGCTAGTGCTTATGTCTATGTCGAAGTTTATTGAATGGATTGATGAGGTTGATCCTTATGCTGTTCAACGAATAGCGCTCTATAAATCACTTTTTATTGCCACCGTTATGGCCTATGTTTATTGGGTATTTCGTCCCACGAATTTTACGGCATTTTTTTCACCATTTTTGCTCGTAAGATTTTATGAATCACCCAGTCTTACCAGCTTTAAAGAGAAAGAACACTTTTTGATTTTTATTGGAGTGGTAGTGGTATTGTTGAGTACCTCATTTTATCTTGTTTACCCATTTCGGGTTGTATTTTTCTTTTTCTCAATTATTGCGTTAGCAAGCGTTTATTTTTATGTGCTAAAAAATTATCTTCCATTGAGGAATGTGACTATGCTCATTATTGCTTCTGGAGCGACAATTTTAAGTACAGAACCTCCTGCAAATTGGCAAATTGTCTACGACATCGTTGGGTCAAGCGCTTTATCTATGATCGCCATATTCATTTGTTTAAGATTCTTCCCCAATCAATATCTCAGTGTATGGAAAAGGGCTTTGGCAAAATTTATTCAATCCCTTGAGCTGGATATTGAAGGTTCTTTTACTCACCGTGGTCCCAAATTCATGCAGGAAGAAATGACTCATTTGGGTATGCTTAGGCAATATCGTAGACTTATCCCCAAAAAATACATGATTTATACTCAGCGAATTTCAATCAACATACGCAACATTCAATTTTCTTTGGATAATCTTTATTATGAAGCCAAAAATGAGGCTTTCTGGCATGGAGTGAAAGAGAATCTTTATACTCTTAGATGTGCGATTAAAACCAACACATCTTGTGGCACTCCTAAAATGTCCATCATGCCTGAGTCAAAATTACAACAATATGTTATGAGATGTTTGCAACAAGCATTTAGCCAATGGAATCAATTATGCATGATACTTCAGCATTGAAGAAAAAACTTGATTATGCTCGATTTATTCATCTAGTCATCATGTTCATGGTTGCCATGCTCATTTTTTTGTTTTCGACTTTTCCCGAAAAGTGGTGGGTATTGATCACCGTCTTGTCAGTAAGTGCGGGTATTGAACCAGGATTGATTATCAGAAGAGCTAAACACAGGATAGGAGGGACACTGTTGGCTCTCATCATTTTGATTCCCTTACTCTATTTATTGCAATTGAACTATCGATTGATATCAATCTTATTTGTTCTGGCGATAGTTGGTTTGAGTGTTGCTACCTTAAACACAAGACGTTACGACATTAGTGTATTTTTTATTACTTTAGTTGTCTTTTTTTTGATGGCACAAACTGAAGAGGCGACATCGCCTCGTGGTCCTTTTGAGATGGTTCTTAATCGAGGCATATGTACACTGTTTGGTGTTTTTATTGTGTTGGCAGGCGATTATTTTTTATTTCAGGCATACCGTTATTCTCATAGGCTTTATTTTTTTCATCAGGTGATAGTTTATGATTTTTTAAATGATATTGTGCGAAAAATAGACGAATCCAATACAGAAAAAATTAATACATTGCTCTTTGTAGAGAAATTACGTGGCCAATTCACCGAGCATTATCTCCCGATATCCATCAGCTCCGAAAATTTGAAACTGGATTTTAAAACAAGTGAACACACTAAAAAAAGAATTGATATTTTTCAAGAAACGATTTGGGAAATACGACGCTTGGTTTTTGCATTATGTATTTCAGAGTTTGTTTTACATTCCTCAACGGCATCTGAACAGCATTTGCAACGATTTAAGTTACTGATGAATAAAGCTCGAACCCATTTTATTCAGTTTGAAGGTCGTTATTAATTAGAAATAGGGAGTACAAATATGTCTCATCCTCATTATAGTGTTTATAACGAGAAGTGCCCATCACAAAATGTACTTGAAGGTATAAGTGATAAATGGTCTATATTGGTCATTAGCCTTTTATCCCAAAAAATATACCGTTTTGGAGAGTTAAAACGTGAAATCGGTGGAATATCACCTAAAATGTTGACGCAAACATTACTGAAATTGGAGCGATATGGCTTTGTCCAAAGACAATCTTATCCTGTTTTACCTATGAAGGTTGAGTATTCATTAACCAGATTGGGTAAGGAATTAAGTGCCATATTGGTTTTACTTACTCGTTGGACTGAAACCAATATGGATAAAATAATCAATGCGGAAAAAACATTTTGCGAACAGAGGCTTGGTTGTCATGCTTGATTTATTGAAACCATTTGATTAAAGTTTCCGAACCTAAATGGTCATGGATATAGGTTAAATAGCGGGTCAACTCCAGAGTATAATCCTCTTCAGAAACAGGGGTATTTTCCCCAATTAAAGGGTCATGATGAAAAAAAATTCCGTTGAGACGGGTATCACAAAACTCATGATAATCTCTGGTGAATAAAAGAAAAGTATGCCACATCTTGTCAATATCAGCCATTTCAGCATGAATGACACAAGAGAAATCCAGATTTTTATCATCAGGATAAAGTAATTTATCTGTTTTATGTTTATGGCAGAGCCAAATAAATTTCATTAATTCATGTAATGCCTCTTCAGCTTGCATGGCTGCAGTTGGGTAATCCATATTATATCTGGTAATAATTTTATGATTTCTGTAATCAAGTAAGTCTTTTAAGTCAGGATGCATGATTATGGGGCTTTGATTAGTATAAGTGTAACGGCACGTTTTTTGGTAACGTGCCATCATTGCAGTTATATCATCCAATACAAGTTCCTGGGCCACACCATCCTCTATTCCTTTTTAGCAGTTTTTTCTGGACAATTTTCTTAATGAGTTTTTCTTTCATAATTCACTCCTTTATTTTATAAAATGAACGGGTTCGAGACTAAAATATTTAATAAAATCAGTCAATTAGTTACCTTTTGGTAACTAGAGGGGATACAGTAAATGAATAAAAGAAATTGGACGGCTTATTATAATTCTACGAAACAAAACACTCTCCCCAGAAAGTCTTTGCTTAAAGCAATTGCAAATTTTGATAAGGAAAAGATCAATCTATCTAAATCGGCAATCGATTTGGGATGTGGTGCTGGTATCGATGTTATGGAACTTTTGCGATGCGGTTGGTCTGTGATTGCCATTGATTCACAATTATCTGCTATAGACAGTTTGCTTTCTTCAGCTCAAGAATTAACATGCGCAAACAAATTAAAAACAATAATTTCTTCATTTGAGGCTTTGGATTCACTCCCTAAAGTAAACTTGATTAACGCCAGCTTTAGCCTTCCATTTCTCAAGCCAGTTTACTTTTATAAATTCTGGAGCGTTATTTTAAAAGGGCTTAAGCCAGGTGGTCGATTTTCTGGTTCGTTTTTTGGTTTTAATGACTTCTGGAACACCAGAACGGATATGACTTTTTTAAATCGGGAAATGATTTGCCATTTGTTTTCCCAATTCAAAATTGAATATTTTCAAGAAGAAGAAAAGGATGAAATGGATGCTTTGGGTTATTATAAGCATTGGCATAAATTTTTTATTGTAGCCAAAAAAATCGCATAAATGGGTAATCATAAAATTGTATGTATTGGCTTAGAAGGCACAATCAAGTTCTTATGAGTTGAGAGTTATATATGAGAGTTATATAAAGGAGAGAGGCGGGGGTGCCAAGAAACGCCAAATAGTAAATTTGGTGCTTCTTGACGACTTAATAGATAGGATAAAAAATTTAAAGTGCGTTTTTAGGGGTATCTATGCCAGCTTCTTCAAAACGACTCTCTGGAACTTTTCTTGAAGGAGGTATTTCTCCACCGGTCATAAAGAAAAGACTAATGGAATCTTTTAAATTTTGTTGATCGTATGTTTCTTTTGAGCTGAACTGCCCCCTAATTTTATTGAGCAGATTGGTAAGTACTTCAGTAGAGCCATGGATGGTTGGAGCATCTACTTCTCTATCAACAATTGGATAAACTGATTGCAGCAATTGCATGTAATCGTACTTTACTATACCACCGAAGCGATTGATTAATTGTGATTTCCTTGCTTGTTCTCCAAAGCGATTACCTTCAGCATCACATTTAGAAGAAACAGCTTCCAAACCACCCATTAATTTAATAATTTCACAGGTGTTTTTAATTTTATCTTCAGTCAGGTATTTGATATTGGTGCTATTCACCAGCAGGAAATGTGGTGCTTGTTCTGAAATGGGGGCATTGTGTTGGACTAAGTACTTGAATAATTGAAGATCCTGATTTTTACAAGCCAATTCAATTGGTGTCTCTTTGTGATAGTTGATAGGATAATCAAAATCAACATGGTGCTTAACCAAAATATCAAGCATTTTGTAGTCAATGTGTTTTTTATTTAATACTCTAGCCAGGGGTGAATCATAAGTGGGGGGGGCGTACTGATTTACAAGCTCAGGATCTTTATCCAGTATAGTATTGACAGTTTCATAATGACCTTCAGATACTGCCTTCATCAATTCACGCAATTCAGCTGATGCTATTTTCATTTCACTTCTACCCATTTTAATCACCTATTTTAAACTATCGCCATAGTATTCTAAAAATCAAACTGGCTGAATCTTAGCATGAAGACTGTATAAATGACAATATTTTTGTTCATTTATTTTACTTATTAATAATTATTTAGATCAATTCAGGTGGTAATTTAAATAAACAACACTTTTTTTTAATTTTGAACAATAAGTTTAATATTTTCTTAATCTTTGTGTTTTATCATACCCCCTGTGAAATATAAGTTGTCAAACATGACAATGCTAAGAGGTAGAGGGTTATATGCAAAACTTAGATGAGATTCTAAAGAAACTGAGAAAAGATCTGAAAAAGACTTCGAAGGAAACGACTGAGAAGCTCAGTGTTTTATCAAAGAAAGTTGCTGAAGATGTGGTTAAGGTATCCAATCAAACGGTTCAAAAAATTAACGAAGTAACCAAAAAATTCACCGTAGATACTACAGTCAGCACTATTGACACCCAAAAAATTTTAGATGATTTTATGAAAAATATACGTTTTTCTCGATTTAAGCAGATTTGGCAAGCAATTGAGAAAACACCGAAATCCAAGCATATATTGTTAAAATCTCTCTTCTTAAAAGGGCTATTGACTCATAATAAACCTCTACTTGAAGAAATTATACGACAAATTGAATTAATACCTTACTCAAGTGATCTGGAGATGCTCGGTGCTTTTAGTCAGGACAAAGCACATCCGCTCTCACCTGAGCTTCTGGAGTTTGTGCAAGAGATGCTTGCCAATGAAAGTGAGAAAGTATTACTCACTATTCTGATGAATGCTTTTCAGTCTATTCCTGAATTGTCTCTTGATAGCAAGACAGGGACTTTAAGCATGAAAACTAAAAAAGCCTTACTGCCTCTTTTAATTGAAAAAGTGGATACTTCGATTGCAAAATCAATCATGTCACAATTAACTGATATCTCATTTGATTCTGTATTACCCGCATTTCGTCCATCGATTGGTGATCCCAGCTATCAGAAAACGAACATAAACTTGAACAAATACTTGTCTCTAGTTGGTAACAAAACAGATATTTCAGAATTTTTAATATTAACGATTGGTCTTTTTACTTCCTTAAAAATTGGAGATAAGGGGTTTTTGCAAGAATTATCGGCTGATTATTTATTTGTTCGATATGATGACTGCTTGCATAAAATAATAGAAAAACTAAAGGAAAAAGAAGTAATAGAACAATTAGGAGAAAAAGAAGTTCAAAAAATTCTGGAAGCTTCTGGAAACCTTAAGCGGTTTAAACCGACAAGTAATAACCCAAGACGATTTTTTGAAACTCGCCTTGCTCAGTACATTAACGGCCTTTCCCACTCAGAAAAGACCATTGAAATTGATTCGATAGGAGAAGATAAAGAGCCTGAAGATGAGGAATTGAGAGATAACACATTGAAGGCATGTAATAAAATTCTGCAATTCTTTTTGGGTGATTGTGGAAGAGTTGATACTCCACGAGAGATGGAACAAAAAATTTGTATCTTTGCCAATGGTTATAAGGATACCTCTAAATTTACCAAGAAAGAAGTCGAATTTATTACCGGTGTATTACATCATGCTGGAGCGCATAAAGGGCGCGATAGGGTTGAGCGGGATAAATTGACGGGCATTAAAGAAAGAAAATTTGAGACTGACTCAGAAAAAGTAGGTTCAGATGTATGGAATTGTGGCGGTGGAGTCATGAAAGGCTGTTCGCCTGTCTTTTATGATGCCCAACGCGACCCCATGCGTAATATGCTAGTGGATTCATCGACTGTTGCGCCTGATAACAAAGAGGGAAAACAATGGTTTTGGAATAATAACCGCCAGTATTCGTCTTACGTAGGATCGATTTCCGGGCATACTTGTAATATTGTAGGTATGTTAGCCAAGTATATGACAGAATATAAAGAAGATCTCGATCTGCAAAACGACATCAATCTTTTTCTTATTCAGGTAATCGGTGTTTATGCCAAGCGTGGTTTTCATGCCATGCTTGAGGTCATTGATGTTCTTCATGATCCTTATGTACAAGACATATTCAAAGGATATGGTGTTCAAGTTAACCTTTATAGCTATTTTAAAGAAAACCCTGAGCTTGCTGGATTCCTGCAGCATGCGATGAATGATGCAACCACTTATACTCAGGCTCTTGTTAATAAGAAGCATGTTAAGGAAGCACTCAAATCAAATTCATTCTTCAGTAAGAAAGACGAAGAGAGTGGAGATAAGAAAAACGACCATACGCCAAAAGATGGAACTGTTTATGGGTGCTAAAGGATAATTTGGGTTCCCATTCCCTAATAGCCTCGGCTTGTCCGAGGCATCAAATTCAGGGAAATTTTGCATTAAGAATATATCTTTTCGAATAAATCACCCCTGGACAAGATTGATTTTTGCTCTATTGTCTAGCTCGTTTTTAAATTTTTTTAAAGACAAGCAACTTCTCTTCTCTATAGGTTTCGTGGCTTTCATAATAGACCTATAGCTTGTACTTCGTTGTATGTGTTGATGCACTCTTTTGCCGAGACGAATAGACTGCTTTGCATAACCTGTTATTTTTATTTTACTGCCGCGTTGCGAACTTTTCTGTGGTGCTTATTTAAAGACGTTTGCCCCTTGTCCTGAAACAAAATAAACAGGTTATGCCAGAGGCTTAATGCTAATAAATGCCACTCTGGTAGGGTGTATACAAGTGCTTTAAACATATTCATCAGTTTTTTGATGACCATCAATTGAGCTGTTGATAAATTGAATTCGAACAGATAAAAAATCTGCAG harbors:
- a CDS encoding glycine-rich domain-containing protein, translated to MHPDLKDLLDYRNHKIITRYNMDYPTAAMQAEEALHELMKFIWLCHKHKTDKLLYPDDKNLDFSCVIHAEMADIDKMWHTFLLFTRDYHEFCDTRLNGIFFHHDPLIGENTPVSEEDYTLELTRYLTYIHDHLGSETLIKWFQ
- the ceg14 gene encoding Dot/Icm T4SS effector Ceg14/sidL, with amino-acid sequence MQNLDEILKKLRKDLKKTSKETTEKLSVLSKKVAEDVVKVSNQTVQKINEVTKKFTVDTTVSTIDTQKILDDFMKNIRFSRFKQIWQAIEKTPKSKHILLKSLFLKGLLTHNKPLLEEIIRQIELIPYSSDLEMLGAFSQDKAHPLSPELLEFVQEMLANESEKVLLTILMNAFQSIPELSLDSKTGTLSMKTKKALLPLLIEKVDTSIAKSIMSQLTDISFDSVLPAFRPSIGDPSYQKTNINLNKYLSLVGNKTDISEFLILTIGLFTSLKIGDKGFLQELSADYLFVRYDDCLHKIIEKLKEKEVIEQLGEKEVQKILEASGNLKRFKPTSNNPRRFFETRLAQYINGLSHSEKTIEIDSIGEDKEPEDEELRDNTLKACNKILQFFLGDCGRVDTPREMEQKICIFANGYKDTSKFTKKEVEFITGVLHHAGAHKGRDRVERDKLTGIKERKFETDSEKVGSDVWNCGGGVMKGCSPVFYDAQRDPMRNMLVDSSTVAPDNKEGKQWFWNNNRQYSSYVGSISGHTCNIVGMLAKYMTEYKEDLDLQNDINLFLIQVIGVYAKRGFHAMLEVIDVLHDPYVQDIFKGYGVQVNLYSYFKENPELAGFLQHAMNDATTYTQALVNKKHVKEALKSNSFFSKKDEESGDKKNDHTPKDGTVYGC
- the ankJ gene encoding Dot/Icm T4SS effector AnkJ/LegA11, with the translated sequence MIKMGRSEMKIASAELRELMKAVSEGHYETVNTILDKDPELVNQYAPPTYDSPLARVLNKKHIDYKMLDILVKHHVDFDYPINYHKETPIELACKNQDLQLFKYLVQHNAPISEQAPHFLLVNSTNIKYLTEDKIKNTCEIIKLMGGLEAVSSKCDAEGNRFGEQARKSQLINRFGGIVKYDYMQLLQSVYPIVDREVDAPTIHGSTEVLTNLLNKIRGQFSSKETYDQQNLKDSISLFFMTGGEIPPSRKVPESRFEEAGIDTPKNAL
- a CDS encoding FUSC family protein is translated as MHDTSALKKKLDYARFIHLVIMFMVAMLIFLFSTFPEKWWVLITVLSVSAGIEPGLIIRRAKHRIGGTLLALIILIPLLYLLQLNYRLISILFVLAIVGLSVATLNTRRYDISVFFITLVVFFLMAQTEEATSPRGPFEMVLNRGICTLFGVFIVLAGDYFLFQAYRYSHRLYFFHQVIVYDFLNDIVRKIDESNTEKINTLLFVEKLRGQFTEHYLPISISSENLKLDFKTSEHTKKRIDIFQETIWEIRRLVFALCISEFVLHSSTASEQHLQRFKLLMNKARTHFIQFEGRY
- a CDS encoding HlyD family secretion protein; the encoded protein is MKKLMEYGGKIKEYLLRLKPKRWFTLTNVIIFIGFLTAIIYVFSYLIPFTDNAFVVNNVRPVAALTSGYITELYVKNGDAVRKGQKLFTVFKKPYEYTVEQLSADLAGAQAKLAVLKATYERDLKLSGNEQKIYKKLAQDDQKYLKGYAIKSVSLITLQNSQQETKAAKDKWQASLKQLEIDQHQITVQENEIKSIQARLKNAKVNLDLTDVYAQGNGVIQNLFFTIGTPVNINQPLFSLVDQDNIYIQANFNETDLRDVRKGSKVLIFPRMYLGRKIFHGVIDSDYWSANRQLVDDRTQLQNVINENQWILLPQRLPVIIKVTDPDPKYPLRVGASAYVYVEVY
- a CDS encoding class I SAM-dependent methyltransferase codes for the protein MNKRNWTAYYNSTKQNTLPRKSLLKAIANFDKEKINLSKSAIDLGCGAGIDVMELLRCGWSVIAIDSQLSAIDSLLSSAQELTCANKLKTIISSFEALDSLPKVNLINASFSLPFLKPVYFYKFWSVILKGLKPGGRFSGSFFGFNDFWNTRTDMTFLNREMICHLFSQFKIEYFQEEEKDEMDALGYYKHWHKFFIVAKKIA
- a CDS encoding winged helix-turn-helix transcriptional regulator, which produces MSHPHYSVYNEKCPSQNVLEGISDKWSILVISLLSQKIYRFGELKREIGGISPKMLTQTLLKLERYGFVQRQSYPVLPMKVEYSLTRLGKELSAILVLLTRWTETNMDKIINAEKTFCEQRLGCHA
- a CDS encoding TolC family protein — translated: MMCMLKKLMFLLLLGAGLLSCGQSTDQQISNIITPKQFPSSPMDYRPVQELPYLAWWKQFQDPELDRLIDTGLKTNMDIHIAMANLQQAQGELQQVKLSWIPNVQILGGYSTNPALGVPGGFYGIWPSYILNIMQLYTQQKRAQYQVQYHQAAIDGLRLTLIGQVAAAYFTLIAQLEQLKLLYKLDRDLKSLIALSRKEINIGLKNDIDLAQLQSNERLIAAQIKPIKHNIVVSQNALRYLINENPGLIKSKNNFAQLDFTRFKPGSLPATVLGNRPDMKMAEYSLKAARAGIFVAYSDFFPVMQLDDFIGEAHLPDSTFEQATDAYVNWTINPNTLGKISVSKGVYNAKLAEYVKTVRLILKEVDNAFSANKRMREQFLSYRHAQEDYQHKYKLQNGLLKSGLMSYKELLESKVYLDTLALSTNQAKLELAMSLVMLYQDLAGGYACSD